The Myxococcales bacterium nucleotide sequence CGACGATCTCGACCGCGTGGTGGTCGAGGCCGCCCGCTCGGCGGCGCCGACCCACGCGCACCCCGAGGGCGTCGCCGGCGCGGTCGCGGTCGCGGTCGCCGCGGCGCTGGCGTGGCGGATCGGGCAGGGCGCGGCGCTCGACGGCGACGCGCTCCTGGCCGGGGTGATCGCGCGGACGCCGCCGGGCCTGACGCACGCCGGCTTGGTCCGGGCGCGGGCGCTGGGGCTGGCCGCGGATCCCGACCAGGTCGCGGCCGAGCTCGGCACCGGGCGCCAGGTCAGCGCCCAGGACACCGTGCCGTGGTGCGCGTGGGTCGCGGCCCGACACCTCCGGAGCTACGAGGACGCGGTCTGGCAGGCGGCGGCGCCGCTCGGCGATCGGGACACCAACGCGGCCATCGTCGGCGGCGTCACGATCCTCGCGGCGCCCGGCGGCGCCCTGGCCATCCCCGCGGCCTGGCGCGCCGCGACCGAGCCGGTGCCCGCGTGACGTCGATGCGATCCTGTGCCCGCAAGGAGCGCCGCGGGCAGGTCTTTCGCGGCTTCGAGGCGGCCGAGGCCGCTGACGATGCGTACTACGCTGGGCTCACGCCGCAGGCGCGCGTCGCCATCCTGCTCGAGTTGATCGCCGCGTACCAGGAGTCGATCGGTGAGGCGCAACCGCGACTTGAGAGGGTTTGTCGAGTCACTCAACTCACGGCAGCTTGAGTTCGTGGGCGTGGGCGGGCCCGCCGTCGCGGATCACAGCGTGAGCGTGACGTCGTAGATGCCGTCGCCCGAGGTCGCGGTGCCGGTGACCGTCGTGCTGCCGGGCATGCGCTCGGTGACGCCGCCGCCGCCGTCCTGGAGGAGGCCCTGCATCGTCAGATCGAGCGTGACGTCGCCGGCGATCGCGCCGGTCAGGTGGTAGGTGCCGGTCAGCTCGCCGGTGAACGTGCCGGCCGGGATGTTGCGCAGCGCCAGGTGCAGGTACGGCTGGGTCGCCTCGGCGGTGTCGGTGTCGTAGGCGATCGAGATGGTCTCGTCGTCGGGGCCGACCGGGAACGGGCCGTCGTCGTAGCCAACCATGCCGACGTGGAGCCGCATCTCCTTGTTGGCCGACGAGCCCTGATCGACCTGGCCGGTGATCGTGATCGTGCCGGCGACGTCGCCGGCGCCGGTCTGCGGCGGGATGTTCGCGGACGACGCGGCGTTGAAGCCGTCGAAGCCCAGCCCGAGGGACTTGGCGACCGAGCCGTCGAGGCCGAGGTACGCGCGGCGCGCGGCCTCATCAGAGTCGATCGCGGCGTCGTCGGCGCACGCGCCGGTGACGGCGAGGACCAGGGCAGAGATCAGGACAGCGCGCATGATCGTCTGTCGCGGCGGCCCCCGGGATGGTCGCAGCGATCGGGTATCGTGCCGCCGTGGGTGATCTGCGCACAGCCGACCTGGCCTGGTGGCGGGCGACGTTGACGCGTCAGGCGCCGCTGGCCGAGGCCGACCTGGCCGCGGTCACGCCGCACCTGCGGGTCAAGACCCTGGCGGCCGGCGAGGCCTACCTGCGCAGCGGCGCGCCGGCGGTGGCGGTCGGCCTCATCCGCGCCGGCCTGGTGCGCGAGACGTTCCTGGTGGCCGACGGCCGCGAGCGCGTGCGCGCGTTCGGGATCGCCGGCGACTTCGCCGGCTCGCTGTCGGACCTGCTGCGCGGCGGCGCGGCCCGGTGCGAGGTGATCGCGTGCGCGCCGACGCGGGTGCTGACCGTGCCGTGGGCGGTGATCGCGCGCGCGGCCGCGGCCCGGCCGGCGTGGCGGGGGCTGGTGGCGGCGGTGACCGAGCGGCTGTACCTGCTCAAGGCCGAGCGCGAGTACGAGCTGCTCGCGCTCGACGCCCACGATCGCTACCAGCGGTTCCGCGCGCGCCTCGCCGCGATCGAGCCGCTGGTGCCGCAGCGCCACGTCGCCTCGTACCTGGGCATCACGCCCGAGCACCTGTCGCGGCTGCGTCGGCGGCTGGGGCTGCCGCGCGCGCGCCCCGTCGCAGCGTCACGATCGCCGCGCCGAACCCGGTCATGAACGCACCCCAGCGGGCGACGCCGATCGCGGCCTCGAGCGACGGCGCCGCCCAGGCCAGCGCGCCCATCAGCGGCAGCGGCAGACCGATCATCACCGCGAACACGCGATCGCGGACGTCGGCGCGCGGCAGGCCGAGGGCGATCATCGCCAGCGCCAGGTAGCTCAGGTGGAACTTGGCCTGCGACAGCACGTGCTGGAGCTCGATCGCGGCCGGGCTGATCGGCAGGCCGGCGCCGGCCATGCGCGCCAGCGCCAGCAGGTGGTGATCCTCGACGATGTCGAGCACCGCGACCGCGACCATCGCGCGCACGCCCAGCCGCACCAGCGGATGGTCGGCGACGCCGAGCGCCCGCGGCAGCAGCACGAAGAAGCCGGTGTAGGCGATCAGGAACAGCGCGTCGAGGCCGATGATCGCGCGCAGCGCGTCGGCGCCGGCGGCGATCGCCGGCGCGTAGTCGGCGCGGACCACCTCGAACGGCTCCTGGGCGACGCCGGTCGCGGCGGTGATGGCGACCATCGCGGTCAGGACGGCGGCGGCCGTGGCGGCCAGGGCGACGGCGAGGCGGTTGGCATGGCGCGGGTCGATCATGCCCGCAGCGTGGCGACGGCGACGCGCGCGCGCCTTGATGTGCATCAACGCCAGCGTCGATGGGCGGTTCTGCTAGATTTCGCGCGCGATGTCCAAGCCCAAGCTCAAGGTCGGAGTCCTCGGCGCCACCGGCATGGTCGGTCAGCGCTTCGTCGCGTTGCTCGCCAACCACCCGTGGTTCGAGGTGGCCGCGGTCGCCGCCAGCCCCAGCTCGGCCGGCAAGTCCTACGCCGACGCGGTGGCCGGGCGCTGGAGCCTGGGCGCGCCGGTGCCCGCGGCCGCCGCCGCGCTGACCGTGGCCGACGCCGGCGACGTGACCGCCGTCTCTGCCGGGGTCGACTTCGTGTTCTGCGCCGTCGACATGGCCAAGGACGCGACCGCCCGGCTCGAGGACGACTACGCCCGGGCCGAGACCCCGGTGGTGTCGAACAACTCGGCGCACCGGTGGACCCCGGACGTGCCGATGATGATCCCCGAGATCAACGACGACCACGCGGTCGTGATCGAGGCCCAGCGCCGGCGCCTCGGCACGCGGCGCGGCTTCGTCGCGGTCAAGCCCAACTGCTCGATCCAGAGCTACGTGCCGGCGCTCCACCCGCTCCTGTCGTTCGGCCCCAACCGGATCGCGGTCTGCACCTACCAGGCGATCTCCGGCGCCGGCAAGACCTTCGCGTCGTGGCCCGAGATGGTCGACAACGTCATCCCGTTCATCAAGGGCGAGGAGGAGAAGAGCGAGCAGGAGCCGCTGAAGATCTGGGGCACGGTCGTCGACGGCCGGATCGTGCCGGCGAGCTCGCCGACGATCAGCGCGCAGTGCATCCGGGTGCCGGTCAGCGACGGCCACATGGCCGCGGTCTTCGTCGGCTTCGAGCGCGCGCCCGCGCGCGACGAGATCCTGGCGGCCTGGCGCGAGTTCGTGGGCAAGCCGCAGCGCCTGGGCCTGCCGAGCGCGCCCAGCCCGTTCCTGCGGTACTTCGACGACGACGCCCGGCCCCAGACCCGGCTCGATCGCGACGCCGGCGATGGCCAGGCGGTGTCGATCGGGCGGCTGCGCCCCGACGCGCTGTTCGACTGGCGGTTCGTGGCGCTGTCCCACAACACCGTGCGCGGCGCCGCCGGCGGCGCGGTGCTGACCGCCGAGCTCTTGACCGCCGACGGGTACCTGACCGCGAAGTAGCTACGGCTGCGGCGCGAGCCGCGGGATCGCCGCGAACCCGCGGCGGCGCTGGCGGGCCCGCACGACCGCGCGCCCGGCCCGCTCGGCGGCGGCGTCGATGGCCGCGGTCAGCTCGAGGTCGGTGGCCTCGACCACGACGGTCGGCAGGTCGTCGCCGCGCACGCGCATCCGGCACAGCTTGTCGACGCCGCCGCGGGGGCCGTTGACGTCGGCCAGGGTCACGTCGAGCCCGCGGATGGCCGGGCCGAGGCGGCCGAGCGCGAACTGAGCGCGGCGGCGGACCCGGTCGAGCAGCTCGGGGGTGAGGTCGAGGTCGCGGGTGCGGATGACGATCTTCATCAGAGGTTCCTCGCTTTCACGTCAGAGGGTGTGCGCCCAGGATGGGGCGTCACGGCCGTGCGGTCGAGTCGTAAGTTTGAACGCTTCGTGTCGCATAAAACGACATGTGCTAGCGTGCGCCGGTGAACGCACAGACGATCGCGGTGACCATCCACGGCCTCGCGGCCGGCGGCGACGGCGTGGGCAAGGACGCCGACGGGCGCACGGTGTTCGTCGCCGCGACCGCGCCGGGCGAGGACGTGACCGCGGCGGTGGTCGAGCGCCACGCCCGCTGGGCCCGGGCCGAGCTGGTGACGATCACGCGCGCGGGCGTCGGGCGGATCGCGCCGGCCTGCCCGCTGTTCGCGGCCCGCACCTGCGGCGGCTGCGACTGGGCCCACGTCGACGCCGCGACCCAGGCCGCCGCCAAGCAGGCGATCGTCGCGGGCGCGGTGCGGCGGCTGGTCGCCGGCGGCGCGACCCTGGCGCCGCTGGCGCAGCCCGAGCGCGCCTGGGGCTGGCGGCGGCGGGCCCGGTTCGCGATCGCCGGCGGCGCCATCGGGTTCCACGCGCCGCGCGCCCGCACGGTGACCGACGTCGACGCCTGTCCGCAGCTCGCGCCCGAGCTGGCGGCGGCGCTGGCGGCGGTGCGCGCGGCCGCGGCGACGGTGATCGCCGGCGCCGGCGAGCTGCACCTGGTCGCGGGCACCGGCGGCGCCCACGCGGTCATCGACGCGCCCTGCCACGGCGAGCAGGCGCGCGCGCTGATCGGCCACGGCGGCCTGGTCGGCGTGGTCTGGCCCGGCGGCAAGGCCGGGCTCGCGGCGGTCGAGCTCGAGCCAGGGCTGCGGGTCCGCGCCGACGAGTTCGCTCAGGCGGGCGCGGCCGGCAACCAGGCCCTGCGCGCGGCGGTGGCGGCCGCGGTGGCGGCGCGGCCCGGCGAGCGGGTGCTCGAGCTCTACGCCGGCAACGGCAACTTCACGCGCGATCTGATCGCGGCCGGCGCCGAGGTCACGGCCACCGACGCGGTCGCGCCCCGGGACGCCGCGGCGGTGGCGGCGCAGTTCGTGGCCGGGCCGGCGGCGGCGGTGGTGCCGGCGCTGGTGGCGGCGGGCCAGCGCTTCGACGTGGTCCTGCTCGATCCGCCGCGCACCGGCGCCAAGGACGTGATCGGTCACCTGGCCGCGACCGGCGCCGGCCGGATCGTCTACGTGTCGTGCGACCCGGCCACGTTCGCGCGCGACGGCGAGCGCCTGGTCGCGGCCGGCTTCGCTGCGCGCACGATCGCCGCGTTCGACCTGATGCCGCAGACCGCCCACGTCGAGCTGGTCGCGCAGTTCGAGCGCGCGCTCGATCCGGCGTGAGCGCGCGGGCGGCGCGCTCGCCGGGGCCGCCCACGGTTCGCGCGCGCGATCCGGCGTGAGCGCGCGGGCGGCGCGCTCGCCGGGGCCGCCCACGGTTCGCGCGCGCGCGATCCGGCGTGAGCGCGGGCGGCGCGGTCGAGGCCGGCGCGCGCGCCGGGGCCGCCCACGGTTCGCGCGCGCTCAGTCCGGCGTGAGCGCGCGGGCGGCGCGCTCGAGGCCGGCGCGCTCGCCGGGGCCGCCCACGATCGCGACCAGCGTCAGCGTGCGGAACAGCAGCACGCGCGCCGCGACCAGCTCGACCCCGGCGGCGCCGCGCCGCCGGAACGTCAGCTCGAGGGTCGGCACCCGGGCCGGGCCGGTCCGGACGAGCGCGCGCGCCAGCTCGACGTAGCCGGGGGCGCTGGCGAAGCCGCGCACGATCGCGTCGACGTGGGCGGTCCGGGTCGCGTCGCGCCACGCCGGCAGGTTGGGGACCTCGTAGCGGACGACCACCGCCGTCGCGGCGCCGCGGGTCCGGACCACGCCGCCGGCGTCCGCGGCCGGGCCGGTCCAGTCGTCGTCGAGCGTGAGCGTGGCCGGGCCCAGGTCGACCGGCTCGGCGGCGGCGGCCGTGGCCGCGAGCGCGACGAGCGCCGCGACCCGACCGATCACGTCGGGGCCAGCTCGTCGACGATGCGGCGCTGATCCGACTCGCTGCCGAACCAGTCGCGCGGGTAGACGAACGCGTGGCCGCGGGCCTCGACCACCAGCACCGGCGCCGCCTGGGTCCACGACACCGACCGCCGCAGGAAGTACACCGCGGTCACGTCGGCCTTGCGCAGCTTCTCGGGCGCGCCGCGGCACAGGCCGCGCGGCAGCTCGACGTCGTCGCCGGCCACGACCACCGTGCCGGCGGGGTGACGGAAGGTCTGGAGGGCCTGCCAGGCGTTCCACAGGCCCCACGCCACCAGCACCACGCCGATGCCCTGGCCGAGCGTGCCGAGGCCGCTGATGCACAGCGCGCCGACGATGAGCCCGATCGCGATCCAGCGCAGGTGCTGGCCGCGGGCGTGGAACAGCTCGACCGCGAGGCGGCCGTCGGCGTCGGTCGACGCGCCGCCGGGCGCGTCGTCGCGCGCGGGGTCAGGCTTGCCAGTCGGACGTGAGGGCATGGACGCGGGCGCGGATGTCGGCGAGGTGGACCTGGGTCAGCCGGCGATCGTCGACGACCAGGCGACCATCTACCACGACCCGGGTGATCGCGCGAGGCGACAGCGCGTAGACCAGGTTCTTGGCCAGCGGCCCCTCGGGCCACAGCGACGGGTCGTCGAGGTCGACCGCGACCAGGTCGCAGCGGTAGCCCGGGGCCAGCTCGCCGACCGGCAGATCGAGCAGGCGGGCGCCGCCGCGGGTGCCCATGGCGAAGACGTCCTCGGCGGTCATGACCTGGCCGTCGGTGCGCGCCACCTTCTGCAGCAGCGCGCACGCGCGCATCTCGTCGAGCACGCTGACCCGGTTGTTCGAGCAGCCGCCGTCGGTGCCGAGCCCGATCGTGACGCCCCGGCCGTGCAGGTCGACCACGTCGGTGATGCCGTCGCCCAGGAACATGTTCGAGCCCGGGCAGTAGGCCAGGCGGCCGCCGCGCTCCGCCAGGACCGCGCGCTCGCCGGCGTCGAACCAGCAGGCGTGCACGACGTTCATCGCGGCGAGGTCGACGTCGAGCCCGGCCACGGCGTGCAGCGGCCGCTGCCCGAACCGGGTCAGCGACTGCTCGACCTGGTACTGCTCCTCGGCCAGGTGGATGTGCCACGGCACGCCGGCGTCCTTGGCGCAGCCGGCGCCGGCCTCGATCATCGCCGGGGTCGCGCCGTGCTGGCTGTGGGGCGCGGGCTGGACGCTGACCAGGCGGCGCTCGCGATCGTGGTAGCGGCGGTGCAGCGCCTCGAAGTTGGCGACCGCCTGGGGGATGGTCTCGCGGTAGCTGGCCGGGGCGCCGTCCCAGTCGTAGAAGCACCGGGCCAGGACCACGCGGATGCCGAGCGCGCGCGCGGCCTCGATCGTCGCGCTGGCGTGGTCGTTGCCGCCGGCGTTGAGGTAGTAGAAGTCGCACACGGTCGTGACGCCGTGGAGCAGCATCTCGCCGAACGCGAACAACGCCGCGGTGGCCATGCCCTCGGCGTCGAGGCGCGGCGAGTACCGGTACAGCGCCCGCTCGCGCCAGGCCAGGAACGGCAGGTCGTCGCCGATGCCGCGCAGCAGCGACTGGAAGCTGTGGTTGTGGGCGTTGACGGTGCCGGGGAAGATCGCGGTGCGCGCCCAGGTCACGACCCGGGCGCCGGCGGCCCGGGGATCGGCCGCGACCACGGCGGGGTCGCCGACCGCCAGGATCACGCCGTCGTCCTCGAGCACCGCGGTCGCGCCGCGGGCCACGCCGCCGACCACCGCGCGATCGGCTCGGTACAGGGTCGCCATGGCGCGACGCCACCACGGAACCCCGGGCCGGCGCAAGCCGGTGTAGCCTGCGCCGTGGCCGATCTGATCGCTGACGCAGCCGCGGGCAAGCTCGCGCCGATCTACGTGGTCGCGTCCGATCACCCGATCCTGGTCGACCGGGCGCTGGCCGCGGTGCGCGACGCCGCGGTGCCGGCGACGATGCGGGCCTGGAACTACGACGTCATCGAGGGCAAGGCCACCGGCGCCCGGATCGCGACCGCGTGCCAGACCCTGCCGATGATGGGCGCGACGCGCATGGTCTACGTGCGCGACCTGGCGCCGATGGCGGCCGACGAGCTGGCCAGCCTGATCCCGTACCTGGCGGCGCCGTCGCCGTCGACGGTGCTGTTCGCGGTCACGAGCAAGCTCGACAAGCGGCTCAAGTTCTACGCCGCCGCCAGCAAGCGCGGCTACGTCCACGAGCTGGTCGCGCCCAAGCGCGTCGACGGCTGGATCCGGACCGAGGCCGAGCGCCGGGGCGTGCGCCTGGCCGCCGACGCGGTCGCGCGCCTCGCTGACGCGATCGGCAACGACCTGTCGCGGCTGGCGCTGACGATCGATCAGCTCGCGCTCTACGCCGGCGCGCAGCCGGTCACCGCCGACGACGTCGACGATCTGGTGGCCGACACCCGCGAGCGCTCGGTGTTCGAGCTGACCGACGCGATCGGCGCCGGCAACGCCGCGGCGGCGCTGGTGGCGGTGGCGTCCCTGGCCGAGCAGCGGCAGAGCGCGATCGGCGTGCTGGCGATGCTGGGGCGGCACCTGCGCCAGCTCGAGCTGGTGCACGTGGCCCGGGCCGAGGGCGTGGGGCCGCGCGAGCTGCCGGCCCGGCTGGGCGTGCCGCCGTTCGTCGTCGACAAGCTCACGTCCCAGGCCCGGCGCTACCGGCCGTCCGCGCTGGCGCGCGCGATCGAGCTGGTGGCGGCCGCCGACTGGGCGATGAAGGGCCACCCCGATCCCACCGTCGTCGGCGTGATCACCGAGCCCGCCAGCACCGGCGCGGTCCAGAAGATCCTCGGGCGCGGCCTGGGCGAGCGGGTGCTGCTCGAGCGGCTGGCGGTCGAGCTGGTCGCGCTCGGCGGCTGAGCCCGGGGGCTCAGCGCTCGACGTGGGCCGCGAGCGCGTCGGCGACCGCCGTCGGCGCGTGGCGCATGAGCATGTGGCCGGCGCCGGGCACGGTGACCCGGCGCGCGTCCGCGAAGCAGGCGAGGCGCCGCGCCAGCTCGGGTTCGGGCAGGCGCAGCCGCGACTCGGCGCCGTCGAGGTACAGCACCGGCGCGGTCACCGCGCGCCAGTAGCTGGCGGCGGCGTCGACGCGGAACGGGTAGGGGCCCTGGGTCAGGTGCAGCGGGTCGTGCTTCCAGGACACGCCGCCGTCGACGGCGCGGGTGCCGTGGCCGGCCAGCTCGAGCGCGCGCGCGGCGGTCAGCAGCGGATCGTGGCGGCGCAGGCGCGCGGCGGCGTCGTCGACCGACGCCAGCACCTTGGGCACGCGCTCGGTCGTGGTCCAGGTGTCGATCCAGCCGCGGGTGCGCGCCGGTAGATCGGCGCCGCCCTCGGGCGGGCCCAGCCCCTCGAGCAGCGCGACCCGGTGCGGGCGCGACGGCCGGGTCCCGGCCCAGTACGCCACGATCGTGCCGCCCATCGAGTGGCCGGCGATCGACACGGTGTCGCGGCCGACGCGCTCGACCACCTGGTCGAGATCGGCCACGTAGTCGAAGAAGTGGTAGTAGCCGCCGGCGCCGATCCAGTCGCTGTCGCCGTGCCCGCGCAGATCGACGGCGACGACGTGGTAGCGCTCGGCCAGGCGCGCCGCGACCTCGGCCCAGCCCCAGGCCAGGTCGAGGAAGCCGTGGACCAGCACCAGCGTGTGATCGCCGGCGCCCCACTCGAGCAGGTGGTAGGTGAGCCCGGTGGGCAGCGCGATGCGGCGGCGGCGCGGGGGCGGCGGCGTCATTGGGCGATGATCCGGTGGACGGGGCCGTCGTCAGCGAGCACGACCACGTCGCCGGTGACGGCGGCGGTCACGGCACGACGACGCGGCGGACCCGGCCATCGTGCGTGACGACGTACAGCTCGCCGACGCCGTCGCTGTGGACGTGGGTGATCGCGCCGACGCTCTGGAGCACGCGCTGATCGTTCTGGGCGGCGCCGTTCATGATGCGGAACGACCACAGCTCGGCCGCGGAGTAGTCGCCGTAGAAGTAGGTGCCGACCAGGTCGGGGAAGCACGCGCCCCGGTAGACCTGGCCGCCGATCACCGAGTGCCAGTTGGCGGCGGCGGCGTGCTCGGTCACCGGATCGGTGCGGCCG carries:
- a CDS encoding ADP-ribosylglycohydrolase family protein, with amino-acid sequence MYTVTPHTRMRVSLLGLAHGDAFGETLFGPPEEATRRVAARALVARRPWRWTDDTAMALAVVETLERDATIDPDALMAALVRRFAAEPDRGYGQGAYTLLTRAAHGADWRVEATAMFGGQGSFGNGAAMRVAPLGAYFADDLDRVVVEAARSAAPTHAHPEGVAGAVAVAVAAALAWRIGQGAALDGDALLAGVIARTPPGLTHAGLVRARALGLAADPDQVAAELGTGRQVSAQDTVPWCAWVAARHLRSYEDAVWQAAAPLGDRDTNAAIVGGVTILAAPGGALAIPAAWRAATEPVPA
- a CDS encoding Crp/Fnr family transcriptional regulator; the protein is MGDLRTADLAWWRATLTRQAPLAEADLAAVTPHLRVKTLAAGEAYLRSGAPAVAVGLIRAGLVRETFLVADGRERVRAFGIAGDFAGSLSDLLRGGAARCEVIACAPTRVLTVPWAVIARAAAARPAWRGLVAAVTERLYLLKAEREYELLALDAHDRYQRFRARLAAIEPLVPQRHVASYLGITPEHLSRLRRRLGLPRARPVAASRSPRRTRS
- the asd gene encoding aspartate-semialdehyde dehydrogenase encodes the protein MSKPKLKVGVLGATGMVGQRFVALLANHPWFEVAAVAASPSSAGKSYADAVAGRWSLGAPVPAAAAALTVADAGDVTAVSAGVDFVFCAVDMAKDATARLEDDYARAETPVVSNNSAHRWTPDVPMMIPEINDDHAVVIEAQRRRLGTRRGFVAVKPNCSIQSYVPALHPLLSFGPNRIAVCTYQAISGAGKTFASWPEMVDNVIPFIKGEEEKSEQEPLKIWGTVVDGRIVPASSPTISAQCIRVPVSDGHMAAVFVGFERAPARDEILAAWREFVGKPQRLGLPSAPSPFLRYFDDDARPQTRLDRDAGDGQAVSIGRLRPDALFDWRFVALSHNTVRGAAGGAVLTAELLTADGYLTAK
- a CDS encoding HPF/RaiA family ribosome-associated protein, which produces MKIVIRTRDLDLTPELLDRVRRRAQFALGRLGPAIRGLDVTLADVNGPRGGVDKLCRMRVRGDDLPTVVVEATDLELTAAIDAAAERAGRAVVRARQRRRGFAAIPRLAPQP
- a CDS encoding class I SAM-dependent RNA methyltransferase — its product is MNAQTIAVTIHGLAAGGDGVGKDADGRTVFVAATAPGEDVTAAVVERHARWARAELVTITRAGVGRIAPACPLFAARTCGGCDWAHVDAATQAAAKQAIVAGAVRRLVAGGATLAPLAQPERAWGWRRRARFAIAGGAIGFHAPRARTVTDVDACPQLAPELAAALAAVRAAAATVIAGAGELHLVAGTGGAHAVIDAPCHGEQARALIGHGGLVGVVWPGGKAGLAAVELEPGLRVRADEFAQAGAAGNQALRAAVAAAVAARPGERVLELYAGNGNFTRDLIAAGAEVTATDAVAPRDAAAVAAQFVAGPAAAVVPALVAAGQRFDVVLLDPPRTGAKDVIGHLAATGAGRIVYVSCDPATFARDGERLVAAGFAARTIAAFDLMPQTAHVELVAQFERALDPA
- a CDS encoding amidohydrolase family protein, whose product is MATLYRADRAVVGGVARGATAVLEDDGVILAVGDPAVVAADPRAAGARVVTWARTAIFPGTVNAHNHSFQSLLRGIGDDLPFLAWRERALYRYSPRLDAEGMATAALFAFGEMLLHGVTTVCDFYYLNAGGNDHASATIEAARALGIRVVLARCFYDWDGAPASYRETIPQAVANFEALHRRYHDRERRLVSVQPAPHSQHGATPAMIEAGAGCAKDAGVPWHIHLAEEQYQVEQSLTRFGQRPLHAVAGLDVDLAAMNVVHACWFDAGERAVLAERGGRLAYCPGSNMFLGDGITDVVDLHGRGVTIGLGTDGGCSNNRVSVLDEMRACALLQKVARTDGQVMTAEDVFAMGTRGGARLLDLPVGELAPGYRCDLVAVDLDDPSLWPEGPLAKNLVYALSPRAITRVVVDGRLVVDDRRLTQVHLADIRARVHALTSDWQA
- the holA gene encoding DNA polymerase III subunit delta translates to MADLIADAAAGKLAPIYVVASDHPILVDRALAAVRDAAVPATMRAWNYDVIEGKATGARIATACQTLPMMGATRMVYVRDLAPMAADELASLIPYLAAPSPSTVLFAVTSKLDKRLKFYAAASKRGYVHELVAPKRVDGWIRTEAERRGVRLAADAVARLADAIGNDLSRLALTIDQLALYAGAQPVTADDVDDLVADTRERSVFELTDAIGAGNAAAALVAVASLAEQRQSAIGVLAMLGRHLRQLELVHVARAEGVGPRELPARLGVPPFVVDKLTSQARRYRPSALARAIELVAAADWAMKGHPDPTVVGVITEPASTGAVQKILGRGLGERVLLERLAVELVALGG
- a CDS encoding alpha/beta hydrolase — encoded protein: MTPPPPRRRRIALPTGLTYHLLEWGAGDHTLVLVHGFLDLAWGWAEVAARLAERYHVVAVDLRGHGDSDWIGAGGYYHFFDYVADLDQVVERVGRDTVSIAGHSMGGTIVAYWAGTRPSRPHRVALLEGLGPPEGGADLPARTRGWIDTWTTTERVPKVLASVDDAAARLRRHDPLLTAARALELAGHGTRAVDGGVSWKHDPLHLTQGPYPFRVDAAASYWRAVTAPVLYLDGAESRLRLPEPELARRLACFADARRVTVPGAGHMLMRHAPTAVADALAAHVER